A part of Desulfobulbaceae bacterium genomic DNA contains:
- a CDS encoding tetratricopeptide repeat protein, with amino-acid sequence MTILAVYWPIQTYDFINFDDPIYVINNLNIQNGLNWATIQWSFSTFHAGNWHPLTWLSHALDWQLYADFAGGHHRSNLIFHVANSLLLFTVLYYATTAIWPSFLCAFLLGIHPIHVESVVWISERKDVLCLFFTLLALLSYLKWYRSNKTIYFGCTHLLLVCALLSKPMAVTFPLLLLLIDFWPLQRLSLSDTKTTRTAILIPLLKEKSLMIFLCSTSAIITFFAQQSAGAVKQISLIPLILRVENALSSYSHYLLNIFWPTKLAIFYPYQHEIPIWIPLSAAFFFFCFIVTYNKCTPKFSFINTGILWFVCTLFPVIGLIQVGNQSHADRYMYIPAIGLYICLGWIVLSIKNSILRKCITTLLCSVLIVLPFVTRKQISTWHDSVSLFSHALSVTSNNDTAHTYLANAYKEQKNAALAVDHYQKALEINPKSIEALINLGVLSAATDITEAKRVFQQVLTYYPQNPEAYNNLANILKSEGKIEAAIALYQTAIQINPNYQSALFNLAASYDTIGNLDEAHELYVRSLTLNPNFAESHNGIGIVLAKRGERIEAIYHFEKALLINPQYESARRNLQKAYRLPPANTMNLIPN; translated from the coding sequence TTGACGATACTGGCTGTATATTGGCCGATACAGACCTATGACTTTATTAATTTTGATGATCCAATCTATGTCATTAATAACCTCAATATCCAAAATGGCCTTAACTGGGCAACAATACAGTGGTCCTTTTCTACCTTTCATGCCGGAAACTGGCATCCGTTAACCTGGCTCTCTCACGCCCTTGACTGGCAACTGTACGCTGATTTTGCCGGTGGTCATCATCGAAGCAATCTAATCTTCCATGTAGCCAACTCGTTACTGCTATTTACAGTCCTTTACTATGCAACCACAGCAATATGGCCAAGTTTTTTATGCGCCTTTCTGCTCGGTATACATCCTATCCATGTTGAGTCAGTCGTCTGGATATCAGAAAGAAAAGACGTTCTCTGTCTCTTTTTCACCCTGCTCGCCCTTCTTTCATACCTAAAGTGGTACAGATCAAATAAAACGATTTACTTTGGTTGCACGCATCTCTTGTTGGTCTGCGCCCTTTTATCAAAACCCATGGCAGTCACCTTCCCGTTATTACTGCTGCTCATCGATTTCTGGCCGCTCCAACGTCTTTCTCTTTCAGACACCAAGACAACACGAACCGCTATTTTGATACCTTTACTCAAAGAAAAATCTTTAATGATTTTCTTGTGTAGCACATCAGCAATTATCACTTTTTTTGCTCAACAATCAGCCGGCGCCGTTAAGCAAATTTCATTAATACCATTAATCTTGAGGGTGGAAAATGCTCTGTCTTCATACTCACACTATCTTCTGAATATATTTTGGCCTACTAAACTCGCAATTTTTTATCCGTATCAGCATGAAATCCCGATTTGGATACCTCTCTCCGCTGCATTTTTCTTTTTTTGCTTCATAGTAACTTATAACAAATGTACGCCAAAATTCTCTTTTATCAACACCGGCATACTCTGGTTTGTCTGCACTCTTTTTCCGGTAATTGGTCTTATTCAAGTAGGTAATCAGTCGCATGCTGATCGTTATATGTATATCCCTGCCATCGGCCTCTACATCTGTTTAGGTTGGATCGTTCTATCTATAAAAAACAGTATTCTAAGAAAATGTATAACAACACTTCTTTGCTCGGTTCTTATTGTTCTACCATTTGTGACCCGAAAACAAATTTCTACATGGCATGACAGTGTTAGCCTGTTTTCACACGCTCTTTCGGTAACATCAAACAACGACACCGCTCACACATATCTAGCAAACGCATATAAGGAACAAAAAAACGCCGCACTGGCTGTTGATCATTACCAAAAAGCCTTAGAGATTAATCCAAAGTCAATCGAGGCCTTAATTAATCTGGGAGTATTGTCAGCTGCAACCGATATCACTGAGGCTAAAAGGGTGTTCCAGCAAGTACTCACTTATTATCCGCAAAACCCTGAGGCCTATAACAATCTTGCCAACATACTAAAGAGCGAAGGCAAAATTGAGGCAGCCATCGCACTGTATCAAACTGCAATTCAAATTAATCCAAACTATCAAAGCGCCCTTTTCAACCTCGCTGCATCTTACGATACAATTGGTAATCTTGACGAGGCTCATGAACTATACGTTCGATCGCTCACCCTAAATCCTAACTTTGCTGAGTCACATAATGGCATAGGTATTGTGCTAGCCAAGCGGGGAGAGCGCATCGAAGCCATTTATCATTTCGAAAAAGCACTTCTCATTAATCCCCAATACGAGTCCGCCCGGCGCAACCTTCAAAAAGCATATCGTTTACCTCCAGCCAACACCATGAATTTGATACCCAATTAG
- the galE gene encoding UDP-glucose 4-epimerase GalE, which yields MKILVTGGAGYIGSHTCLELLNAGYEVVVVDNLVNSKQESLRRVEQLTGKSITFFEVDLLNEHELDKVFKQHAIDAVIHFAGLKAVGESVSMPLQYYDNNLTGTIVLCRVMTANNVKNIVFSSSATVYGDPATVPITEEFPLSATNPYGNSKLFIEHILKDLHTSDSTWNVALLRYFNPVGAHKSGRIGEDPNDIPNNLMPYVAQVAVGKLKELSVFGNDYHTPDGTGVRDYIHVVDLALGHIKAIEKLITRPGVVTYNLGTGKGYSVLDMVKGFEKASGNKVPYKIVPRRPGDIAICYADPLKAKQEIGWQATRGIEEMCEDAWRWQSENPNGFE from the coding sequence ATGAAAATTCTTGTTACCGGCGGTGCCGGCTATATTGGCAGTCATACTTGTCTGGAACTACTTAATGCGGGCTATGAAGTTGTCGTTGTTGATAATCTGGTCAACAGCAAGCAGGAATCTCTGCGACGTGTTGAACAACTTACCGGCAAATCAATTACTTTTTTCGAGGTTGATCTGCTCAATGAGCACGAGTTGGACAAGGTTTTCAAACAGCATGCAATTGATGCGGTAATTCATTTTGCCGGGCTCAAGGCTGTTGGCGAATCCGTATCAATGCCGCTTCAATATTACGACAACAATCTCACCGGCACAATTGTCCTTTGCCGGGTTATGACAGCTAATAATGTAAAAAATATTGTTTTCAGCTCATCCGCCACTGTTTATGGCGATCCGGCAACAGTGCCGATCACCGAAGAGTTTCCACTATCAGCGACAAACCCCTATGGCAACTCAAAACTTTTCATTGAACATATATTAAAAGACCTGCACACCTCTGATAGCACCTGGAACGTTGCCCTTTTACGCTATTTCAACCCTGTCGGTGCCCATAAGAGCGGTCGCATTGGAGAAGATCCAAACGATATACCAAACAACCTGATGCCTTATGTGGCTCAGGTGGCAGTTGGAAAGTTAAAAGAACTATCTGTTTTCGGCAATGACTACCACACTCCTGATGGAACTGGTGTTCGGGACTACATCCACGTTGTCGATCTTGCCTTAGGCCACATAAAAGCCATAGAAAAGCTGATAACCAGACCTGGTGTGGTAACCTATAACCTCGGTACAGGCAAAGGCTATAGTGTACTGGATATGGTAAAAGGTTTTGAAAAAGCTTCCGGCAACAAGGTCCCATATAAAATCGTCCCTCGGCGGCCAGGTGACATCGCCATATGTTACGCAGATCCACTAAAAGCCAAGCAGGAAATAGGCTGGCAGGCAACCCGGGGCATTGAAGAGATGTGTGAAGACGCCTGGCGCTGGCAGTCAGAAAATCCAAATGGTTTCGAATAG
- a CDS encoding GDP-L-fucose synthase encodes MNKNSKIYIAGHRGLVGSAILRKLQTDGYTNLTYRTSKELNLINQQDVADFFARESPDYVFFAAARVGGINANNTYRADFIYQNLMIQANVIHQSWVHNVKRLLFLGSSCIYPRECPQPIREEFLMTGALEPTNSPYATAKIAGIEMCWSYNSQYGTQFIPVMPTNLYGTNDNFDLESSHVLPAMIRKFHLAKMAMQGDLEAIQKDELTYGSIPPDIKNAIGYKSKEHSLSTNTSAKVILWGSGAPKREFLHAEDMVDACTFIMNQPDRALNFDLEPFASCLYNIGSGSDQTIYELAMMIKEIVGYDGEIAWDNSKPDGTPQKLLDSNRINLLGWNPSYTLRDGLQKTYDWYCSNLMG; translated from the coding sequence ATGAATAAAAATAGTAAAATATATATTGCCGGACACCGCGGCTTGGTCGGCTCAGCAATTTTACGAAAGCTTCAAACGGACGGTTATACAAATTTAACCTATCGTACCAGTAAGGAGTTAAACCTTATTAACCAGCAGGATGTCGCTGATTTTTTTGCCAGAGAAAGTCCTGATTATGTTTTTTTTGCGGCAGCAAGAGTCGGGGGTATAAACGCCAACAACACCTATAGAGCCGATTTCATTTATCAGAACTTGATGATTCAAGCAAATGTCATTCATCAAAGCTGGGTTCACAATGTGAAAAGATTGCTTTTTCTTGGCAGTTCCTGCATCTACCCTCGGGAATGCCCACAGCCAATCAGAGAAGAGTTTCTGATGACCGGAGCTCTTGAACCTACAAACTCACCATACGCAACAGCTAAAATTGCCGGAATCGAAATGTGCTGGTCCTACAACTCACAATATGGCACGCAATTCATCCCGGTTATGCCCACAAATCTTTATGGCACTAATGATAACTTCGATCTTGAATCTTCACATGTCCTGCCGGCAATGATACGTAAATTTCATCTTGCAAAAATGGCTATGCAGGGAGATCTTGAAGCTATACAGAAAGACGAATTAACCTATGGATCAATTCCCCCAGACATCAAAAATGCTATAGGTTATAAATCCAAAGAACATTCGCTCTCCACTAACACCTCTGCAAAGGTAATTCTCTGGGGAAGCGGAGCTCCTAAGCGTGAATTTCTTCATGCTGAAGATATGGTTGATGCCTGCACCTTTATTATGAACCAGCCTGACAGGGCTCTAAATTTTGACCTTGAGCCATTTGCCTCCTGCTTATACAATATTGGTTCAGGCTCTGATCAGACAATTTATGAGTTAGCAATGATGATTAAGGAGATCGTTGGTTATGACGGAGAAATAGCCTGGGACAACTCCAAGCCAGATGGCACACCACAAAAACTTTTAGACAGCAACCGCATTAACCTTCTGGGCTGGAACCCGAGTTACACATTGAGAGATGGCCTTCAAAAAACATACGATTGGTATTGCTCTAACCTCATGGGATAA
- the gmd gene encoding GDP-mannose 4,6-dehydratase, with protein MQKKALITGVTGQDGAYLAEFLLKKGYEVHGIKRRTSLFNTDRIDHLYQDPHIEGRNFILHHGDMTDSTSLIHIIEKVQPDELYNLAAQSHVAVSFEEPEYTANSDALGTLRLLEAIRILGLTNKTRIYQASTSELYGKVQETPQTETTPFYPRSPYAVAKLYSFWTIVNYREAYGMYACNGILFNHESPIRGETFVTRKITRALSRIVLGLQDTVHLGNLDAKRDWGHARDYVEMQWLMLQQDTPEDFVIASGVQYSVRDFVNYAAKELGVTLKWQGEGTNETAQIDAISEAGLKICSKAKQLMPDKSPLKTGDVIVRVDPRYYRPTEVETLLGNPAKAKQKLGWEPKTTFATLVKEMVCADLQEAQRDALCKREGFNTFNHHE; from the coding sequence ATGCAAAAAAAAGCTTTAATTACAGGCGTAACTGGTCAAGATGGCGCCTATCTGGCAGAATTTCTTTTAAAAAAAGGCTATGAAGTTCATGGCATAAAACGCCGCACTTCACTTTTTAATACGGATCGGATTGACCATCTTTATCAGGACCCCCATATTGAAGGCCGGAATTTCATTCTGCATCATGGCGACATGACTGATTCAACGAGTCTGATCCATATTATCGAAAAAGTGCAACCTGACGAACTTTATAATTTAGCGGCGCAATCACATGTCGCAGTTTCCTTTGAAGAACCCGAATACACTGCCAACTCCGATGCCCTCGGCACGTTAAGGCTCCTTGAAGCCATACGCATCCTTGGCTTGACCAATAAAACACGTATCTATCAGGCTTCAACCTCCGAACTCTATGGCAAAGTTCAGGAAACGCCCCAGACCGAAACAACTCCGTTTTATCCCAGGTCACCATATGCAGTTGCCAAACTATACTCGTTTTGGACTATCGTTAATTACCGCGAAGCTTACGGAATGTACGCCTGCAACGGCATACTTTTTAACCATGAGTCACCAATCCGCGGTGAAACTTTTGTAACACGAAAAATTACCAGGGCATTATCTCGAATTGTCCTTGGCCTACAGGACACCGTTCACCTGGGCAATTTAGATGCTAAACGAGACTGGGGACATGCCAGAGATTATGTTGAGATGCAGTGGTTAATGCTGCAACAAGACACACCGGAGGATTTTGTTATTGCCTCTGGCGTTCAGTACTCTGTTCGTGATTTTGTGAATTATGCTGCAAAAGAGCTTGGCGTTACCTTAAAATGGCAGGGTGAAGGCACTAACGAAACAGCACAGATTGACGCTATTAGCGAGGCGGGGCTCAAGATATGTAGTAAGGCAAAACAGTTGATGCCGGATAAATCTCCACTTAAAACTGGCGATGTTATTGTCCGTGTTGACCCGCGCTATTATCGTCCAACGGAGGTTGAAACCTTGTTAGGCAATCCAGCCAAGGCAAAACAGAAATTAGGTTGGGAGCCCAAAACAACCTTTGCTACTCTCGTTAAAGAGATGGTCTGCGCAGACCTGCAGGAGGCCCAGCGGGATGCACTGTGCAAACGTGAAGGCTTCAACACCTTTAATCACCATGAATAA
- a CDS encoding NAD-dependent epimerase/dehydratase family protein encodes MKKALVTGGGGFVGSAIVKRLVSMGVTPVIVGRSEYPKFKRLPVEICIGDIRDSEFLVKASANCDTVFHVAAKAGVWGSRDEYFSINHGGTKNVIYACQKNNISNLIYTSTPSVVFNDADIINGDEALPYSSRPLCHYAESKIAAEKEVLSATSDLLKTVSLRPHLIWGPGDTNLIPRLVMRGKKGLVKQVGAGDNSVDIVYIDNVVDAHIQAALSLETDNAVAGKAYFISQGEPVNLWQWINCLYERLGIPQVSNTISFRRAYYVGMLMEYVFAAFRIKKEPLMTRFVAQQLAKSHWFSIEAARKDFGYAPLVSTSEGMDRLALWVKKQEWFKLK; translated from the coding sequence ATGAAAAAAGCTTTGGTGACAGGGGGTGGTGGTTTTGTTGGATCCGCCATTGTTAAACGACTGGTGAGTATGGGTGTTACTCCTGTAATAGTTGGGCGAAGTGAATATCCCAAATTCAAACGACTTCCAGTTGAAATTTGTATTGGCGATATTCGGGACTCTGAATTTCTGGTTAAGGCAAGTGCCAATTGTGATACGGTGTTTCATGTTGCTGCGAAGGCTGGGGTGTGGGGAAGTCGTGATGAGTATTTCTCCATCAACCACGGCGGCACAAAAAATGTTATTTACGCCTGCCAGAAAAATAACATTTCAAACTTGATCTACACAAGTACGCCAAGTGTAGTCTTTAATGATGCCGATATTATTAATGGTGATGAAGCACTCCCTTATAGTTCCAGGCCATTATGTCATTACGCTGAAAGTAAAATTGCCGCCGAAAAAGAGGTTTTGTCTGCCACCTCAGATCTGCTGAAAACTGTTTCTCTTAGACCGCATCTCATATGGGGGCCAGGAGATACGAATCTCATTCCCCGATTGGTGATGCGAGGCAAAAAAGGGTTAGTAAAACAGGTGGGGGCGGGGGATAATAGTGTTGATATTGTCTACATTGACAATGTGGTCGACGCGCACATTCAGGCAGCTTTAAGTCTTGAAACAGACAACGCTGTTGCTGGAAAGGCATATTTTATCTCACAGGGTGAACCGGTGAATCTTTGGCAGTGGATTAATTGCCTTTATGAAAGGCTGGGTATTCCGCAAGTATCAAATACAATCAGTTTTCGCAGGGCCTATTACGTCGGGATGTTGATGGAATATGTTTTTGCGGCCTTTCGTATAAAAAAAGAGCCGTTGATGACGAGATTTGTGGCTCAGCAGTTGGCTAAATCACATTGGTTTTCTATTGAGGCTGCCAGGAAAGATTTTGGCTATGCTCCTCTGGTTTCAACGTCTGAAGGAATGGATCGACTGGCGCTCTGGGTAAAAAAACAAGAATGGTTTAAATTAAAATGA